A genomic region of Mus musculus strain C57BL/6J chromosome 7, GRCm38.p6 C57BL/6J contains the following coding sequences:
- the Vmn1r243 gene encoding vomeronasal 1 receptor Vmn1r98: MSAHGKSVKTTEEVALQLLLLCQFGVGTVANVFLFVHNFYPVLTGSKQRPRQVILSHMAVANALTLFLTIFPNNMMAFAPKTPPTELKCKLESFSHLVGRSTNLCSTCVLGVHQFVTLVPLNRGKGKLVLRASVTNMASYSSYSCWFFSVLSNIHIPIKVSGPQITDNNTDSKRKLFCSTSGFSVGIVLLQFAYDATFMSIMVWTSVSMVLLLHRHRQRMQHILTPNQNPRGQAETRATRTILMLVVTFVSFYLLNFICIMLHVLFMHSHFFVRLVSEILTAVFPSISPLLLIFRDPKDPCSVLFNC, from the coding sequence atgtctgctcatggtaaatccgtgaaaaccactgaggaagtggctcttcagctcctcttgctttgccagtttggggttggaactgtggccaatgtctttctgtttgtccataatttctatccagtcttgactggttctaaacagaggcccagacaggtgattttaagccacatggctgtggccaatgccttgactctcttcctcactatatttccaaacaacatgatggcttttgctcccaaaactcctccaactgaactcaaatgtaaattagaatccTTCAGTCACCTGGTGGGAAGAAGCACAAacttgtgttccacctgtgtcctgggtgtccatcagtttgtcactctGGTTCCTCTTAATAGAGGGAAAGGTAAACTTGTACTTAGAGCAAGTGTCACAAACATGGCAAGTTATTCTTCTtacagttgttggtttttcagtgtATTAAGTAATATTCACATTCCAATTAAGGTCAGtggtccacagataacagacaataacactgactcgAAAAGAAAGttgttctgttccacttctggattcagTGTAGGCAttgtcctcttgcagtttgcctatgatgccacattcatgagcatcatggtctggaccagtgtctccatggtacttctccttcatagacatcgccagcgaatgcagcacatcctcactcccaatcagaaccccagaggccaagctgagacAAGAGCAACCCGTACTATCTTGATGCTGGTAGTCACATTTGTTAGtttttatcttctaaattttatttgtatcatgTTACATGTCCTTTTTATGCATTCTCATTTCTTCGTAAGGCTTGTCAGTGAGATTTTAACTGCAGTCTTCCCCAGTATCTCTCCtttactgttgatcttcagagatcccaaggatccttgttctgtgctcttcAACTGTTGA